A window of Terriglobus sp. RCC_193 contains these coding sequences:
- a CDS encoding phosphatidylserine decarboxylase family protein, whose protein sequence is MVRDGIFYALGLIVVALLLWRLTGSIGISVIPLVLAVFFLWFFRDPARRIPNGPGEIVSPGDGKVTEAEWIETPDGSRLRLSIFLNVFDVHVNRSPIEGTVKLVNYKTGLYLNAMRADSNVLNEQNVVVIENENCSVQVKQIAGLLARRIVCWVKPGDTLQRGQRFGLIKFGSRVDVLMPSDANLKVRSGDRVKGGSTVLAVVPISTGSTAVEG, encoded by the coding sequence ATGGTTCGTGATGGCATTTTCTACGCGCTTGGTCTGATTGTGGTCGCGCTGTTGCTTTGGCGATTGACGGGGTCGATTGGCATCAGCGTGATTCCGCTGGTGTTAGCGGTTTTCTTTCTGTGGTTTTTCCGCGATCCTGCGCGGCGGATCCCGAATGGGCCAGGTGAGATTGTGTCGCCGGGCGACGGCAAAGTCACCGAGGCGGAGTGGATTGAGACGCCGGATGGCAGCCGTCTGCGTCTGAGCATCTTCCTGAACGTGTTCGATGTTCACGTGAACCGGTCGCCCATTGAAGGCACAGTGAAGCTGGTGAACTATAAGACCGGCCTGTATCTGAACGCCATGCGTGCGGACAGCAACGTATTGAATGAACAGAACGTTGTGGTGATTGAGAACGAGAACTGTTCAGTACAGGTGAAGCAGATTGCCGGACTGCTGGCGCGGCGCATTGTGTGCTGGGTGAAGCCGGGCGATACGCTGCAGCGCGGGCAGCGCTTTGGGTTGATCAAGTTCGGTTCGCGCGTGGATGTGCTGATGCCGTCGGATGCGAATCTGAAGGTGCGCAGTGGCGATCGCGTGAAGGGCGGAAGCACGGTGTTGGCCGTGGTGCCGATTTCGACCGGTAGCACGGCGGTGGAAGGTTAG
- a CDS encoding right-handed parallel beta-helix repeat-containing protein, with amino-acid sequence MRLAKIVLIPSLFLTLTAAASAQATRTWISGVGDDVNPCSRTAPCKTFAGAISKTAAGGEIDTMDPGGFGTVTITKSITLDGGGWVSSILSSGTNGININAGAGDTVTLRNLTINGAGTTLGLNGVNILNAANVHLENVVIQNFSNSGVSVGASGAVTATLDHVLIRDISGPAIAATGASSSAVASVNIKDSSFQTSSTGVNVGQNAKAVVTGSTASGNTGAGYTVNANGNLTVVSSSAGVNAGAGFAVNSSSGNPTLTLISATAASNTGAGIAVTGTGTTVLRMTGSALLGNGGGIAGAGTTYLGTYGDNEITNGVTGVTTIPGTKQ; translated from the coding sequence GTGCGCCTTGCAAAGATAGTGCTTATCCCCTCATTGTTTCTTACCCTTACCGCTGCTGCCTCCGCTCAAGCTACCCGGACGTGGATTTCCGGTGTTGGCGATGATGTGAATCCTTGCAGCCGTACCGCTCCCTGCAAGACGTTTGCCGGTGCGATTTCCAAGACTGCTGCGGGCGGTGAAATTGACACGATGGACCCGGGCGGGTTCGGGACAGTGACGATCACGAAGTCCATTACGCTGGATGGTGGTGGATGGGTTTCGAGCATCCTGTCCTCAGGAACAAACGGCATTAATATCAACGCGGGTGCGGGTGACACGGTGACGTTGCGCAACCTGACGATCAATGGTGCAGGCACCACGCTTGGCCTGAATGGCGTGAATATCCTGAACGCGGCCAATGTTCATCTGGAGAACGTGGTGATCCAGAACTTCAGTAACAGTGGTGTGTCTGTGGGGGCAAGCGGAGCTGTTACAGCGACGTTGGATCATGTGTTGATCCGCGATATTTCGGGGCCTGCGATTGCGGCTACGGGTGCAAGCTCTTCTGCGGTGGCCTCGGTGAACATTAAGGACTCCAGCTTCCAGACTTCGAGCACCGGCGTAAACGTGGGGCAGAATGCGAAGGCAGTCGTGACCGGTTCCACTGCCTCGGGTAACACCGGCGCCGGCTACACCGTGAACGCCAATGGCAACCTTACCGTGGTGTCTTCTTCTGCCGGGGTTAATGCAGGCGCAGGATTCGCGGTGAATTCCAGCAGCGGTAATCCGACACTTACTCTTATTAGCGCGACAGCCGCATCGAACACTGGCGCAGGTATTGCGGTTACCGGTACAGGCACGACGGTTCTTCGTATGACCGGTTCTGCACTGCTTGGCAATGGCGGCGGTATCGCAGGAGCCGGGACCACTTACCTGGGAACCTATGGTGATAACGAAATCACCAATGGTGTGACCGGCGTAACGACGATTCCGGGAACGAAGCAGTAA
- a CDS encoding PQQ-binding-like beta-propeller repeat protein, whose translation MSPTALKGPGFSRAIHATLNNPLRAILLAALLTSTAHAQFSRTGPEWTTAAMNAQRSRSVPADVQITPETAKDFQLLWKVPVKNATNALSEPVQVNTFIAYTGFKALTVVGGTNALFSIDYDLGRAYFDKHFTTTAKACPTALAGPIGRLTPLVPPPVTSTGRKGGYHSSVSAPGAGVNLSEVARARPVAAPVPAPASTQTPAPANAPAPNGPAIGGASGPGGIPADNKPITGPVRTGPVPGTGLYKGSQPLFYVTTDGILHGISQGSFKELHKPTPFLPAGTGVSSLIDIDDTIYASTASNCGPASDSVYALDVSHPIVSGMDPNSPQPAPTKWQSATGPIVGIPAFTESGILNVATPKAIAQLEPKTLTHRLDIPAPSGTTFHSQPVIFRDGTNKEQLAITTADGRIHVLSATAAAGTPDITSAAETNFTPNALTTFESDGARYLLAVDTSATTGAIHAYKLTATSLEPAWTSATISTPSAPIAISGVIFVLSKGSRKTNATLYALDAATGKPLWNSGTQITSPVTTSGLSFSPGQITFATADNTVYAFGLKVPTQ comes from the coding sequence ATGAGCCCGACCGCTTTGAAGGGGCCCGGCTTTAGCCGGGCCATCCATGCCACCCTAAACAACCCGCTGAGGGCAATCCTCCTCGCCGCACTCCTCACCAGCACCGCACACGCCCAGTTCTCCCGCACCGGCCCGGAATGGACCACCGCAGCCATGAACGCACAACGTTCGCGCTCCGTTCCCGCCGACGTCCAGATCACCCCGGAAACCGCAAAGGACTTCCAGCTCCTATGGAAGGTCCCTGTCAAAAACGCAACCAATGCACTCTCTGAACCCGTTCAGGTCAACACCTTCATCGCCTACACCGGCTTCAAAGCTCTGACGGTAGTCGGCGGCACCAACGCCCTCTTCTCCATCGACTACGACCTCGGCCGCGCCTACTTCGACAAGCACTTCACCACCACGGCCAAAGCATGCCCCACAGCACTGGCAGGTCCCATCGGACGACTCACCCCACTCGTCCCGCCACCGGTCACCAGCACAGGCCGCAAGGGCGGCTACCACTCCTCCGTCTCCGCTCCCGGAGCAGGCGTGAACCTGAGTGAAGTCGCGCGTGCACGTCCCGTCGCAGCCCCTGTTCCCGCACCAGCATCCACGCAAACACCCGCACCAGCCAACGCCCCCGCACCCAACGGCCCAGCCATTGGAGGAGCCTCCGGCCCCGGCGGCATCCCGGCAGACAACAAGCCCATCACCGGCCCCGTCCGCACCGGCCCCGTCCCCGGCACCGGCCTCTACAAAGGCTCGCAACCACTCTTCTATGTAACGACCGACGGCATCCTGCACGGCATCAGCCAGGGCAGCTTCAAAGAACTGCACAAACCCACACCATTCCTACCCGCAGGCACCGGCGTGTCATCACTCATCGACATCGACGACACCATCTACGCCAGCACCGCCAGCAACTGCGGCCCGGCATCCGATTCCGTCTACGCTCTCGACGTCTCGCACCCCATCGTCTCCGGCATGGACCCCAACTCGCCGCAACCCGCGCCGACAAAATGGCAATCCGCCACCGGACCAATCGTAGGCATCCCCGCCTTCACAGAATCGGGCATCCTCAACGTCGCCACTCCCAAAGCCATCGCACAACTCGAACCGAAAACACTCACCCACCGCCTCGACATCCCCGCGCCCTCAGGCACAACCTTCCACTCGCAACCCGTCATCTTCCGCGACGGAACGAACAAGGAACAACTCGCCATCACCACCGCCGATGGCCGCATCCACGTCCTCTCCGCCACCGCCGCGGCGGGCACACCCGACATCACCAGCGCAGCAGAAACCAACTTCACTCCAAACGCTCTCACCACCTTCGAGAGCGACGGCGCCCGCTACCTGCTCGCAGTCGACACCAGCGCCACCACCGGAGCCATCCACGCCTACAAGCTCACCGCCACGTCGCTCGAACCGGCATGGACCTCCGCCACCATCAGCACACCATCCGCGCCCATCGCCATCAGCGGCGTCATCTTCGTTCTCAGCAAAGGCAGCCGCAAAACCAACGCCACGCTCTACGCCCTCGACGCAGCCACCGGCAAACCTCTCTGGAACAGCGGCACCCAGATCACCAGCCCTGTAACGACCAGCGGCCTAAGCTTCAGCCCCGGCCAGATCACCTTCGCCACCGCCGACAACACCGTCTACGCCTTCGGCCTGAAAGTCCCCACGCAGTAA
- the rimI gene encoding ribosomal protein S18-alanine N-acetyltransferase — protein MRVTVRTAVVDDLPQVYAIAAANPSAPQWTLAQFQEILSPNESMVTRQLLVAMADVTVVGFAVVSAVTVVYPVEAELESIAVSPEWQRHGAGRALMQDVLRWAASVGAAELRLEVRMSNAAAQKLYEASGFHTCGMRPRYYANPVEDAVCMIRATMAGEL, from the coding sequence ATGCGCGTGACCGTGCGCACTGCGGTCGTCGATGATCTGCCGCAGGTGTATGCGATTGCGGCGGCGAATCCCTCTGCACCGCAGTGGACGCTGGCGCAGTTTCAGGAGATTCTGTCGCCGAATGAAAGCATGGTGACGCGGCAATTGCTTGTGGCAATGGCGGATGTGACGGTGGTAGGATTCGCCGTGGTCTCCGCAGTGACTGTGGTGTATCCAGTGGAAGCGGAGCTAGAGAGTATTGCTGTGTCGCCGGAATGGCAGAGGCATGGCGCGGGCCGGGCGCTGATGCAGGATGTTTTGCGGTGGGCGGCATCGGTGGGCGCGGCTGAGTTGCGGCTTGAGGTTCGGATGAGCAACGCCGCAGCGCAAAAGTTGTATGAAGCGAGTGGTTTTCACACCTGCGGGATGCGCCCCAGGTATTATGCAAATCCCGTGGAAGACGCCGTTTGCATGATTCGCGCGACGATGGCAGGGGAATTGTAA
- the pssA gene encoding CDP-diacylglycerol--serine O-phosphatidyltransferase, whose product MEPRKGGRPRRGLYVLPSIFTGGNIALGFYAITQSMRATATDYAAFDHAALAIAFALPFDALDGRIARMTNTESDFGRELDSLADVITFGVAPAILAYTWGFRMLPQMAYPILHQRLIAFGLIAAFLFLICGACRLARFNVAINPKPSNPGRPGRRYFVGMPIPAAAGVIASVVHCFNGSPIDNPWIALVWLCLLLFTGFLMVSRWRFWSGKEITLVDKQPVRLLVLLVLMAVLLEEFSEYLLISMALAYMVSGMWARLMYAAQSRRARRMGMPLPGTN is encoded by the coding sequence GTGGAGCCTCGCAAAGGAGGCCGGCCAAGACGCGGGCTGTATGTGTTGCCGTCGATCTTTACCGGCGGCAATATCGCGCTTGGTTTCTATGCCATTACACAGAGTATGCGTGCGACGGCCACGGATTACGCGGCTTTTGACCATGCGGCGTTGGCGATTGCGTTTGCGCTGCCATTCGATGCTCTGGATGGCCGCATTGCGCGTATGACGAATACGGAAAGCGACTTTGGCCGTGAGCTGGATTCGCTGGCCGACGTGATTACGTTTGGTGTTGCGCCCGCGATCCTGGCCTATACGTGGGGCTTTCGTATGTTGCCGCAGATGGCGTATCCCATCCTGCATCAACGGCTGATTGCGTTTGGGCTGATTGCGGCGTTTCTGTTTTTGATCTGCGGTGCGTGCCGGTTGGCGCGGTTCAATGTAGCCATTAATCCAAAACCGAGCAATCCGGGAAGGCCGGGGCGCAGGTACTTTGTGGGTATGCCGATTCCGGCAGCCGCAGGCGTGATTGCCAGCGTGGTGCATTGCTTCAACGGGTCACCCATTGATAATCCGTGGATTGCGCTGGTGTGGTTGTGCCTGCTGCTGTTTACGGGATTCCTGATGGTGAGCCGGTGGCGCTTCTGGAGCGGCAAAGAGATCACGCTGGTGGATAAGCAGCCGGTGCGGTTGCTGGTGCTGCTGGTGCTGATGGCCGTGCTGCTGGAGGAGTTCTCAGAGTATCTGCTGATCAGTATGGCACTGGCGTATATGGTCAGCGGCATGTGGGCACGGCTGATGTATGCGGCGCAGAGTCGACGGGCGCGGCGGATGGGGATGCCGCTGCCGGGAACGAATTAA
- a CDS encoding PQQ-binding-like beta-propeller repeat protein → MFNTTKLKTLSAIATVVLGCGMAVAQNGNWLMSGGDVERSGWNKDEHILSKTNVGKLKLLWKTKTDVYPQGLHTLMDPLVVQNVPTAEGPKEIVYILGVGDTLYAFDAKSGKPFFQHHFTYKTPEPETRMGPDGQPRQMPAPPRDTRHYNFLNPGGSTDVPVIGEPDAKGVRPIYVIDGGGTLHTLSNVTGEDIQEPIKGGSTSKFALQLYKGSIIWAGRGGIFSAVVTPGPDYGKVTTSKGFGGGGGLWGRRGPVITSDGTVWTTTGDGPYNPTNPNSLVLGNSVVGFHLKEGHWEVKDWFTPPNWDWLRRRDLDPNNTPTAFTFHGKQYMAASGKECRLYLLDPQNPGGSADHHEPFIKTDYICNEAVDFASAGSWGAVSSWEDKGGTRWVLVPFWGPKHSKFKFPIENTPVTKEGGVGAFKLVEEGGKPVYKPVWVSRDMFRGEPPVIANGVVYTWGSGDDTQQVWPDIGLNFDSSNRAALSNHVTIYALDAETGKELWSSKDTITSFNHFTGITVANGKVYMSSYDGNVYCFGL, encoded by the coding sequence ATGTTCAACACCACCAAACTGAAAACGCTCTCCGCCATCGCTACCGTCGTCCTCGGCTGCGGCATGGCTGTTGCCCAGAACGGCAACTGGCTCATGTCCGGCGGCGACGTCGAACGCTCCGGCTGGAACAAGGATGAGCACATCCTCTCCAAGACCAACGTAGGCAAGCTGAAGCTCCTCTGGAAGACCAAGACCGACGTCTATCCGCAGGGCCTCCACACTCTCATGGATCCGCTCGTCGTCCAGAACGTACCCACCGCAGAAGGCCCGAAGGAGATCGTCTACATCCTCGGCGTCGGCGACACGCTCTACGCCTTCGACGCGAAGTCCGGCAAACCCTTCTTCCAGCACCACTTCACCTACAAGACGCCTGAGCCGGAAACCCGCATGGGGCCTGACGGCCAGCCCCGCCAGATGCCCGCGCCGCCCAGGGACACGCGTCACTACAACTTCCTCAACCCCGGCGGCTCCACCGACGTCCCCGTCATCGGCGAACCCGATGCCAAAGGCGTCCGCCCCATCTACGTCATCGACGGCGGCGGCACCCTGCACACGCTCTCCAACGTCACCGGCGAAGACATCCAGGAACCCATCAAGGGCGGCTCCACCAGTAAGTTCGCCCTGCAGCTTTACAAGGGCAGCATCATCTGGGCAGGCCGCGGCGGCATCTTCTCCGCTGTCGTCACACCCGGCCCGGACTATGGCAAGGTAACCACCTCCAAGGGCTTCGGCGGCGGTGGCGGCCTCTGGGGTCGCCGCGGTCCCGTCATCACCTCCGACGGCACCGTCTGGACCACCACCGGCGACGGCCCTTACAACCCGACGAACCCCAACAGCCTCGTCCTCGGCAACTCCGTCGTCGGCTTCCATTTGAAAGAAGGTCACTGGGAAGTCAAAGACTGGTTTACGCCGCCCAACTGGGATTGGCTACGCCGTCGCGACCTTGATCCCAACAACACCCCCACAGCCTTCACCTTCCATGGCAAGCAATATATGGCAGCCTCCGGTAAGGAATGCCGCCTGTATCTCCTCGATCCGCAGAACCCCGGCGGCTCTGCAGATCACCACGAGCCATTCATCAAGACCGACTACATCTGCAACGAAGCCGTCGACTTCGCCTCCGCCGGATCGTGGGGCGCCGTCTCCTCGTGGGAAGACAAGGGCGGCACACGCTGGGTTCTCGTTCCCTTCTGGGGACCGAAGCACTCCAAGTTCAAGTTCCCCATTGAGAACACGCCTGTCACCAAGGAGGGCGGCGTAGGCGCATTCAAACTGGTGGAAGAAGGCGGCAAACCCGTCTACAAGCCAGTGTGGGTCTCGCGTGACATGTTCCGTGGCGAGCCGCCCGTCATCGCCAACGGCGTCGTCTACACCTGGGGTTCGGGCGACGACACGCAGCAGGTCTGGCCGGACATCGGCCTGAACTTCGACTCCTCCAACCGCGCCGCATTATCCAACCACGTCACCATCTACGCCCTCGACGCGGAAACCGGCAAGGAACTGTGGTCTTCGAAGGACACCATCACCTCCTTCAACCACTTCACCGGCATCACCGTAGCCAACGGCAAGGTCTACATGAGCAGCTACGACGGCAACGTCTACTGCTTCGGCCTCTAA
- the tsaB gene encoding tRNA (adenosine(37)-N6)-threonylcarbamoyltransferase complex dimerization subunit type 1 TsaB, which yields MAWLLLLDTCGEGGGVGLACVDGATAALVAERSLPGRETQERLMGALDEVFAEAGVRGSELDGIAVVHGPGSFTGVRIGLAAAKGLAEALDVPLIAVSRLESLASQFVGQSSDAAGETVQAWLDAGRGDVFVGRYRGAVCEEEVMLPGGAAVAGAGDGPVVVMEDRLAELVPGAVRVNAVGVREAMGIALRKFLAGEFADTALLDANYLRVPDAELALRARQCA from the coding sequence ATGGCTTGGTTGCTGCTTCTGGATACGTGTGGCGAGGGCGGCGGTGTTGGGCTGGCGTGTGTGGATGGGGCGACGGCTGCGCTGGTTGCCGAGCGTTCACTGCCCGGGCGCGAGACGCAGGAGCGTCTGATGGGTGCGCTGGATGAGGTCTTTGCCGAGGCTGGTGTTAGGGGCTCGGAGTTGGATGGGATTGCGGTGGTGCATGGGCCGGGGTCGTTTACCGGGGTGAGGATTGGGCTGGCTGCGGCGAAGGGGCTGGCGGAGGCGCTGGATGTGCCGTTGATTGCGGTTTCGCGGCTGGAGTCGCTGGCTTCACAGTTTGTTGGACAGAGTTCCGACGCAGCTGGCGAGACGGTACAGGCGTGGCTGGATGCCGGTCGTGGTGATGTGTTTGTGGGGCGATATCGCGGCGCTGTGTGTGAAGAGGAAGTGATGCTGCCGGGAGGGGCTGCCGTTGCTGGCGCTGGCGATGGGCCGGTGGTGGTGATGGAAGATCGGCTGGCGGAGTTGGTGCCGGGTGCGGTGCGGGTGAACGCGGTGGGTGTTCGCGAAGCCATGGGAATTGCGCTGCGTAAGTTCCTGGCCGGCGAATTTGCGGATACGGCGCTGCTGGATGCGAATTATCTCCGCGTGCCGGATGCGGAGTTGGCGCTGCGAGCCCGGCAATGCGCGTGA
- a CDS encoding Asd/ArgC dimerization domain-containing protein codes for MAKTNYRIAVVGAGSLLGKEIGDEIVESPLASAVTILLDNEEASGMLESMGDEAAFLQTMEPAALENVDVAIFADAKMLREYAGTARAMGAAVVDATGTDVDAPVRLPLLADGVPLDLETAQVRVAHPVTTMLALALTQAGRVAAVKAAYATVLQPASENGRASLDELQQQSINLLNFQSAPTEEFDTQVAFNLLPALGEAAKHPLVATEERVVRELKSLLPGGPVPVLQWLQAPVFHGFSVSLFVEFEKPVMLEAVSAAITSESMDLVGEEGDPPSNLSSAGQGQVLVQVKGDGTRYAVWMAADNLKLTARTAVACALELTRLRPLGKVQ; via the coding sequence ATGGCTAAGACGAATTACCGCATTGCGGTGGTAGGTGCAGGGTCGCTGTTGGGCAAAGAGATTGGCGACGAGATCGTTGAGAGTCCGCTGGCTTCTGCTGTGACGATCCTGCTGGATAACGAAGAGGCGAGCGGCATGCTGGAATCCATGGGCGACGAAGCCGCGTTTCTGCAGACAATGGAGCCTGCGGCGCTGGAGAACGTGGACGTGGCGATCTTTGCGGATGCGAAGATGCTGCGTGAGTATGCCGGTACGGCGCGTGCGATGGGCGCGGCTGTGGTCGACGCGACAGGCACGGATGTGGATGCGCCGGTGCGGTTGCCACTGCTGGCCGATGGAGTTCCGTTGGATCTGGAGACAGCACAGGTGCGTGTGGCTCATCCGGTGACAACGATGCTGGCGTTGGCATTGACCCAGGCTGGGCGTGTGGCTGCGGTGAAGGCTGCGTACGCCACGGTGCTGCAGCCTGCGAGTGAGAATGGGCGCGCATCGCTGGATGAGTTGCAGCAGCAGAGCATTAATCTTTTGAACTTCCAGTCGGCACCGACGGAGGAGTTTGATACGCAGGTGGCGTTCAACCTGTTGCCCGCGCTGGGTGAGGCTGCGAAGCATCCGCTGGTTGCGACGGAAGAGCGCGTGGTGCGCGAGTTGAAGTCGCTGCTGCCGGGCGGCCCTGTGCCAGTGTTGCAGTGGCTGCAGGCGCCGGTGTTTCATGGATTTTCTGTGTCGCTGTTTGTGGAGTTTGAGAAGCCGGTGATGCTGGAAGCGGTGAGTGCTGCGATCACGTCGGAATCGATGGACCTGGTGGGCGAAGAGGGTGACCCGCCGAGCAATCTTTCGTCTGCCGGACAGGGGCAGGTGCTGGTGCAGGTGAAGGGCGACGGCACTCGCTATGCCGTATGGATGGCCGCGGATAATCTCAAGTTGACGGCGAGAACTGCTGTGGCTTGCGCGCTGGAACTGACGCGGCTAAGGCCGCTGGGCAAGGTGCAGTAG
- a CDS encoding helix-hairpin-helix domain-containing protein: protein MRRSLFFVCVLGCMSGTALAQLPAGHDAALVQKKCTVCHDADRVMSQRQDADGWQTTVNKMKALGAPIDAAEQKKIVAYLAAAFPAEMGPKLNINQASQVELEAAFSLRRKEAAAVVRYRESVGGFKSVEDLKKAPGMDARKVDSKKADLTV, encoded by the coding sequence ATGCGGCGTTCTCTTTTCTTCGTTTGCGTTCTTGGTTGCATGTCTGGAACTGCGTTGGCGCAGTTGCCGGCAGGGCATGATGCGGCGCTGGTGCAGAAGAAATGTACCGTGTGCCACGACGCCGACCGCGTGATGAGCCAGCGGCAGGATGCCGATGGTTGGCAGACCACTGTGAACAAGATGAAGGCCCTGGGCGCGCCGATTGATGCGGCAGAGCAGAAGAAGATTGTGGCGTATCTGGCCGCGGCGTTTCCTGCGGAGATGGGGCCGAAGCTGAATATCAACCAGGCTTCGCAGGTGGAGCTGGAAGCGGCGTTTTCGCTCAGGCGGAAAGAGGCTGCGGCGGTGGTGCGGTATCGGGAATCGGTTGGCGGGTTCAAGTCGGTGGAGGACTTGAAGAAGGCTCCGGGGATGGATGCGCGGAAGGTGGATTCGAAGAAGGCGGATTTGACGGTTTAG